The stretch of DNA GACGCCATGTGGGGTATGATTTTGGGCAAGAGTGGCAAGATTCCTGGCACCATCGCCCCCGAGCTGGTGGCCTTGGCCAAGGAAAAAGGTTTCGAATTTACCGATGCCGATCCGCATACGCTACTGCCCAACAACCTCGAAGAGTTCAAGAAAGAAATGGACGAGAATGGCTGGGAGTATGGTCAAGACAACGAAGAACTGTTCGAACTGGCGATGCACCCTGAACAATACCGCAACTATAAGAGTGGACAGGCTAAGAAGAACTTCTTGGCCGACCTGCAAAAGGCGAAGGATGCCAAGATGGGCAGCAAGTTGTCGGTTGAAGAACTAGCAGCCTTTAAGCACGCCAAGGCCGATGCGCTGGTGGCTCCCGTTAAGGGACAGCTCTTCTGGGAGTTCAATGGCGACGGCGAATGTGCACCTACCGTAGAGCCTTATATCGGTAAGGAGTATAAGGAAGGCGAAGTGTTCTGCTACATTGTTGCCACTTGGGGCGAGATTGTTACCGTGCCTGCCGCATTGGGTGGCAAGTTGGTTGAAATCAATGCCAAGCAAGGTAGCAAGGTGAATAAGGGCGACGTGGTGGCCTATATTGAACGGAAATAAGAGATACACACACGATTAAAATCAATCTTAGGCGCAATCGAGACGCAAGTCTGTGGTTGCGCCGCTTTTTTATCCTTCACAGATATGAATCCACAAGCACTCATCGACAAATACTACGGAATCGACGGTCCGTTGCGTCAGCTCCTCCTCATCCACAGTCGCAGCGTTGCCCAGCTCGCACTTGACATTGCCCATCGGCACCCCGAACTGCCCATCGACCACTCGTTTCTCGAAGAAGCCGCCCTGCTACACGACATCGGCATTCTTCATTGCGATGCGCCTCGCATCCATTGCCATGGCACCGCGCCCTATATTCTTCACGGTCGTCTCGGTGCCGACATGCTCCGTGCCGAAGGATTCCCACGTCATGCCCGCGTTTGCGAGCGTCACACCGGAGCGGGCATCACCCGCGCCGCCATTCTTGCTCAGCACCTTCCGCTTCCGCCGCAAGATTTCCTGCCCGAAACGCTCGAAGAGCAACTCATCTGCTATGCCGACAAATTTTTCAGCAAGACCCATCTCAACCGACAGAAAACACCCGAACAAGCTCTGCGAAGCCTCGAAGCATTCGGTTCTGACAGCATCGAACGCTTCCGCCATTGGCAACAACTCTTTTCTTAACCCTGATGTCTAAGGATGTAACGATACGCGCCTCATACCGGGCACGTCTTTGGTTGAGCGCCATCGTTTCTTCCCAATATCTTCATCCTTTCTTACCCAACTTGCAGTTTCGTCCTACCTCTTTTTGAAGACGAGATTGCAAAAAAGATTTCCATGCCTAAACCTGAAAGGTTTGGGGGATGGAAAAAGTTTTTCATGCACAAAAGGCCGCCATTTGGGTATCAAAAAAGATTTTCATGCACAAAAGGCCGCCGTTTGGATATCAAAAAAGATTTTCATGCACAAAAGGCCGCCGTTTGGGTATCAAAAAAGATTTTCGTGCACAAAAGGCCGCCGTTTGGGTATCAAAAAAGATTTTCGTGCACAAAAGGCCGCCGTTTGGGCATCAAAAAAGATTTTCATGCACAAAATGCCGCAGTTTGGGACTCAAAAAAGATTTTCATGCATAAAATGCCGCAGTTTGGGACTCAAAAAAGATTTTCATGCACAAAATGCCGCAGTTTGAGGAGCAAAAAAGATTCTTATATCGAAAAGACCACCTCTTGGCGTGCAAGAGGTGGTCTTCCGGAGTGTTGTGCAATGAAACGCGGGAGCTAAATCTCACTTAGCTCCAACCAGCGAAGACTTTTCTCGTCGAGTTCGGCCTTGAGGGCAGAGAGGCGGATACTTTTCTCGGTGAGTTGGTCGACGCTGAGTTCGCCGCTGCACAAGAGCGTTTCTATCTGGGTTTGCTCGGTTTCGAGGGCGGCAATCTCTCGGTCCAACCGCTCGAACTCTGTTTTTTCTTTGTAGGTGAGCTTACGGCGTGTGTCGCTTCGAGGCGTTGTGCGGGTGTTTTTCTCAGCCGGGGCCGGGGTCGGGGTCGGCTTCGTTACGTCCTGTGGTTGCAGCAGACTCCAGGCTCTGAACTGTGTGTAGTTTCCCGGAAAGTCTTGCACCTGACCGTCGCCATGAAAAACGAGCAGATGATCTACGACTTTGTCCATGAAGTAGCGGTCGTGACTCACGATGATGACGCAACCGGGAAAGTCTTGCAGGTATTCTTCGAGCACCTGTAGGGTTTTGATGTCGAGGTCGTTGGTGGGTTCGTCGAGCACTAAGAAATTGGGGTTGCGCATGAGCACCGTGCAGAGGTGGAGCTTGCGCCGCTCGCCGCCGCTGAGTTTGTAGACGTAGCTGTGCTGTTCTTCGGGCGTGAAGAGGAAGTGCTGAAGAAACTGCGAGGCCGTGAGATGCCGACCGCCGCCGAGGTCGATGTATTCGGCGATGTCGGCAACGACGTCGATCACTTTTTTCTGCTCGTCGAACTTCAATCCTTCTTGCGAGAAATAACCAAAACGCACGGTCTCACCGATGTCGAATCGCCCGTTGTCGGGTTGCACCTCGCCCAGGAGCATCTTGACAAAGGTGGACTTACCGGTGCCGTTGTTGCCCACGATGCCCATCTTCTCGAAGCGGGCGAAGTTGTAGTAGAAGTCGCGCAGGATGACTTTTTCGGCCGACCAGGCTTTGGAGACGTACTGACACTCGAAGATTTTCGAACCGATGTAGACGTTCTTGCTCTTGAGGCGCACCTGCCGTTCCTCGATGCGTTGCCGGGCTTTGGCCTCGAGTTCGTAGAAAGCTTCCTCGCGGTAGCGGGCCTTGTGTCCGCGGGCCTGGGGCTGACGGCGCATCCAGTCGAGTTCGCGGCGATAGAGATTGTTGGCGTGTTGGAGTTCGGCTCGGCGGTTATCCATCCGCTCCTGCCGCTTTTCGAGATAATAGGCGTAGTTGCCTTGATAGGTGAAGAGCGACTGGGCGTCGAGCTCGATGATGAGATTGCAGACGCGGTCGAGGAAATAGCGGTCGTGCGTCACCATGAGCAATGTCTTGTTGCCACGGGAGAGAAAGCCTTCAAGCCACTCGATCATTTCGAGGTCGAGGTGATTGGTGGGCTCGTCGAGGATGAGGAAGTCGGGGTCGGTGATGAGTGTGTTAGCCAGTGCTACGCGTTTTTGCTGTCCGCCGCTGAGCTGGTCCATCGGCTGGTTGAGGTCGGTAATTTTCAGTTGCGTGAGAATCTGTTTCGCCTTCAGTATTTTCTCTTCGTCGCCTTGATGATTGAAACAGGCCTCGAGCACGGTTTCGCGCTCGTCGAACCGAGGCGACTGAACCAGACAGGCCACCCGCAGTCCGTTGCGATAGACCATCTCGCCTCCGTCTCGCCCCTCCTCGCCCATGAGGATGGAGAGCAAGGTGGACTTGCCTGTTCCATTCTGCGCAATAAGGCCCACACGTTGCCCTTCAGCAATGGAGAAGGAGATGTTTTCGAAAAGCACTTTCGCGCCGAACCGCTTGGTGAGGTTCTGCACGTCGAGAACCGGTTTCGGATGAGCCATACGCTACTCTGCCTCCAATCGTTGGTTCACATCGTCGATATAGGCAAGGAGATCTTCTCGACCCGTCTTCTTCTCGGCACTCGTGATGAAATAGGGCGGCAGCTCCTCCCACACATCTTCAAGCTGTTTCATCCACTGCTCAGCATTCTGACGCGCCTTCACCGGTCCAAGTTTGTCGGCTTTGGTAAAGACGATGGCGAAGGGCACGCCGCTCTCACCGAGCCAGTTAATAAACTCGCGGTCGATTTTCTGCTGCTCGTGCCGGATGTCGATCAGAACAAAGAGATTGACCAACTGCTTGCGCTGCAGGATATAACCCGAAATCATCTGCTGCAACTGTTTCTGCACCGACTTCGACCGACGGGCGAATCCATATCCGGGCAGGTCTACTAAATACCAGGCATCATTAATGAGAAAATGATTGATGAGCAGCGTTTTTCCCGGTGTAGAAGAAGTCTTGGCCAGTCCCTTATGCTGGCAGAGCATGTTGATGAGGCTCGATTTACCCACGTTCGACCGCCCGATGAAGGCGTATTCGGCTTTGTTGTCCTTCGGGCACATGCTCACCAAAGGGGCCGATAGCACAAAAGCTGATTTCTTGATCTCCATTATATCGTCCTTATTTGATGGCTGCAAAGGTAGAGAAAAAAAACATTTTTCCCTACCTTTGCCCGCATATAACAAAGAGACAAAGCTATGACACAATATATTCTTATTGCTCTCATCCTTGTGGCAGCTCTGGGTTACGTTGCCCGGCAGGTCTATCGTGCCTTCTCGCATGGCGGCGATCCTTGTCACGGCTGTTCGGGATGCACCATGCACCAACAATTGAAGGATCGCAAGGACAAGACTTGCCAAGAGAAGACCTTAAACAAAAAAGAAAAGATTGTTCAACACTCTTAAGCAAGAGTGTTGAACACTTTTAAGCAAGGGTGTTGAACACTCTTAAGCAATGGTGTTGGACACCTTTGAATAGATCTACTGGTCGGGATTGGCCACAAAGCCGCGGTATTCGGGCACCAATCCGTTCATAATCACTTCGTAGCTTTTCTCCTCCAGGGCTTTGATGTTGAACGGTCCCTGACCCATCGGTTGAATGGGGGCGTGGATGGTAAGGGTGAGCCGATGCCAACGCACCCATTTCAGATCACGTGTGCGGGGCATCACGTCGAACGAGCCATTGATGGTGAGCGGAACGATGGGCAGTTGCAGTTCGTCGGCTAACATGAAAGCACCACGCTTGAACAAACCAAGATGACCGGTGAACGTGCGCGCTCCCTCGGGAAATACGACCAGCGACATTCCATCGTGTAGCGTGTTTCGAGCTTGTTCGATGGTTTTCTTCACCTTTGCCGTACTGCGTCTGTCTACAAAAATGTGATGCGCTGCCTGGCAGGCCATCCCAATAAGAGGCACACGACGCAACTGATGTTTCATCATCCATTTGAAGTTGCGTCCCAAGAATCCGTAAATCATAAAGATATCGAAGGCTCCCTGATGATTACTCGCGAAAACATACGATTGCCCCGGACGCAGATGCTCGCGCCCTTCTACCTTAATGGGCAATAGAAGAATGCGAATGATGAGCCACGACCAACACTTGCCGGGATAGTATCCCCAGAAATGTCCGTTGCCCAACAGGCACCCCACTGTGGTAACCAGAGCCGTGAGCAATGTGCTTACGGCTATCACCGGAAGGGCTACGATAAGCTGATAAATGCGGTAGAGAATGTTCATTGTGTTTTAGTTGACGAGGTGATGAGGTGACAAGGTGATAAGTTGACAAGGAAGTTACTCTGTTGGTAGAGGAAATTAAACCTTACTACTTATTTATTCCTTCCTACTTACTTCTTCCTACTTTCCTACTTACTACTTACTTCTTTACTTCTTACTTCTTTACTACTTCCTACTTCCTTCTCAACGTGATAACCACCACCTCTGGCGGAACACCAAAGCGGAAAGGTACAAGGCCGCCGATACCCGACGAGACGAAGAGCAAACGACCATTTTCGGTATAAAGTCCCTTATCCTCGGGATAAGCGAAACGAGTGGGACGCAAACCCAAAAGACTGACTTGCCCGCCATGTGTGTGTCCGCTCAAGGTGAGTTGCACGTCCGATTGCGGAAGGATGCTTCTGCGCCAAGCCGACGGGTCGTGCTGCAAGAGCACCACATAAGCAGAAGGCAAAATTCCGGCCAGCGTTTTCTTTAAGTTGGCCCGCGAAGGGAAAGGCGGTCGACCGTCGTTCTCCTCACCGGCAATGACGATAGAATCCCCTCCCCGACGTATCACACGGTGCTCGTTGAGCAGCAAATCCCAACCCATCTGCCGCTGATACTTCTTCATCTGCCGCTCGTTGGCCGCCTTCACCGCATCGGGCGCATCGATATACATGCTGTAATCATGATTGCCCAACACCGAGAACACCCCATCCCTGGCCTTCAATCCACTGAAGAGCCCCCGCAACGGAGCCACCTCCGAGGGTTGAATGTTCTGCAAGTCGCCCGTGAACACAATGGCATCGGCTCGCTGGGCGTTGATGCTGTCGACCACTCGCTCCAACAAATGTCGCCTCCCTCCTAAGAAGCTACCCACATGAGCATCGCTCCACTGCACGATTCGATAACCATCGAAAGCCTTAGGAAGTTGCTCCGACCCTATTTCTATCCGATTGACTACCAATTGTCTCTCGCCAAACATCCATCCATAGACCGAGATTCCGCTCCACAACAAGGCTAAAATCCATCCTGTGCATTGGCCCCATCGAGTTGCGCTTCCATGCCATCTACTCAACAACCGCCCCACAACCGTGCACACCATATACAGGAACCGCGGAACGACAAACACGCTCAACCCAATCAAATAAGCATCGAGCAGGGTTCGATTGTCAGGAATAAAATTCTTGGTCATGCCCAACAGAAGAGTAAACAAAGCCCATACGCCTGTCACTCCCCAACGCAAGAGACGCACACCGGGGTGCACCGTCTTTCGGAACTTCCGGTTGCGATACTCGACGTACAGATCGGGCAGAACAATAAGTAACAATAGCAATAGGAGGATTCTTGAAATCATCTTTTCTTAAAGGATAAGGGGAGTGAGAAAAACTAAGAATGAATAAAGCAGCGCATCAGATTCAGCGGTACGCCGCGCCTGGAAGCATAGTCGGCCAACTGGTCTTCGCCAATAGTTCCCAGGTCGAAATACTTCGATTGCGGGTGTGAGAACATCAATCCCGATACACTTGCGTGGGGCTGCATCATTCCTGTCTGCGTGAGATGAATACCTATCGACGACATACCGATGAGCTGGTTGAGAATGAAATTGACGCTGGTGTCGGGCAAAGAGGGATAACCAATGGCCGGCCGAATGCCTTGATAGCGTTCGTGGTGCAGATCTTCGGGTGTCAATTGCTCATCAGGTGCATAGCCCCAATAAGTTTTCCGCACCTCTTCGTGCATTTTTTCAGCCGTACCCTCGGCCAAACGCTCGGCCAAGACCTTCGCCATCATTTGCAGATAGTCGTCAGATTTATAGTCGGTTTCCATCGCCGCATCCACTGTAGTGGCAAATGCCCCCACTCTATCTTTGATGCCGCTTGAGACGGGCCGTATGAAATCGGCCAGACAAAGGTTAGGAGCACCATTCTCTCTGACTCGTTGCTGACGTAGCAAAGGCAGTCTGACCTCACCGATAAGCAGATCGTCGCCATCGCTATTGGCATCAAAAAGCTCGAAGACCGCATGCGTATGATACTTGCCCTCCCACTCATTCAGCATCGTTTCGGCATCTACGCGCAACTTCTCCTTCTCTTCCGTCGGCTTTCCATTCATTCCCCACGTATGGAAGAAGTACAACCAATTGATGTAAGGGCGTATATCACTTATCTGATACTTCAGTTTCATCTTCGAATTGTCTACCTGAACACGATTTCTTCTCCGCGATAATCGTCGTCGAATCGTCCGTTTTCGTCGAGCAGAAGATGACCGTTACAAAAGGTATAGACCACCTTCCATCGATATTCATGCCCTTGCATAGGGCTCCATTTACACTTACTCTGAATCACGTCTTCAGTAACCGTCCAAGGCTCTCCTCTTCTGACGATGGCAATGTCCGCCTGATAGCCCTTTCGTAGAAAGCCTCTGCGTCGCACTTCGAATAGCTGCGCAGGGTGATGACACATCAATTCGACCAAGCGTTCCAGGCTCAACACACCCTCATCCACCAGTTCGAGCATCGTGACAAGCGAAAACTGCACCATCGGCATGCCCGAAGCCGCCTTTGCACAGCCGCCTTTCTTATCTTCAAGCAGGTGAGGTGCGTGGTCGGTTCCTATCAAAGTGATGCGTCCATCGGTCAAGGCAGCTCGCAAGGCATCACGATCGGCTCGGCGTTTGATGGCAGGATTGCATTTGATTTGCGTTCCGAGACGGGCGTAATCCTCTTCCGAGAAATAGAGATGGGGCACAACCGCCTCTGCCGTGATGTGTTCGTCCGATCCAAAAAACTCAAGTTCGCGCGCTGTAGTGAGATGGGCCACGTGTAGACGGGCACCATACCGGCGAGCCAACTCCACCGCTAAAGCCGTGGAACGCCAGCAAGCCTCCTCGCTTCTGATCTGCGGATGCAATGTCACGGCAGGATCTTCGCCATACAGTTGTTTCGCTTCCGCCATGTTGCAGTTGATGATAGACGTGTCTTCACAATGCGTCATGATGGGGAGCGAGGCGTTTTTGAAGATTTTCTCCAGCACCTCTCGCCGGTCTACCAGCATGTTTCCCGTGCTCGACCCCATAAAAAGCTTAATGCCAGGAACGCGATGCGGATCGAGTTGAGCCAATAAATCAGTGTTGTTATTGGTAGCTCCGAAAAAGAAACTGTAGTTAACCCGACTGCTCTTCCTGCCCAACTTCAACTTCTCTTCCCACGCTTCCAGCGTTGTGGTCTGTGGATGGGTGTTGGGCATTTCGAAGAACGAGGTCACGCCACCATAAGCCGCAGCTCTACTTTCGCTATCGATATCGGCCTTATGGGTGAGTCCCGGTTCCCGAAAATGTACGTGGTCGTCTATCACACCAGGCAGAATGACATCCCCCGTGGCATCTACTCTTTTATCGTAGCAGTCACGGGGGATGTCGTTTCCTTCGATCACGTTGGCGATACGACTATCTTCAATGATGACAGACCCCTTAAAAGCTCTGCCCTCGTTTACAATCGTACCGCCGAAAATCAACGTTTTCATTGTTTATCGGGTTTAGCCAAGTCGTTCGGGGTGGGTGCCGGTGCAGCGTTGACAGATGTAGCGGGAGCCGTTGTGCCTGTTTGTGTAGGCAAGGGCACCTCTTTCATACCGTTCATAATCTGCTGATTCTCTTGTGCTTTCTCGTAATAGTCGCGCACATAAGAATCGTTCTTAAACTTATCGGTGGCCTTACTCATTATATCCTCTATCCATGGAGTAAGCTCGGGATATTCATAGCCTATCGTTACCATGAAAAACACACCGGGACCGAGCACGTTATCGAAGTTCTCGATGATGAACGAGGTGACGAGCTGATCTTCCTGGCCCGACAGTCGCACGGCTTCGGCCCTGAGTTTTGCGCTCACCACCTCCATGTTACTGCCGTTCATAATGGCCTGATCGTGTTTGTGTATCAGCTCTTGTTCCTGGTTTTTAAGCTGATTGTATTTACTGAAAAATTTAAAAAGCTTGTCGTTGAGCGGCGTTCCCGAAACGATTTGCTGCGCATCGTCGAGCTTCACCTGGATGTCTCCGCTTTCGAGCACCAATGGAAGCACACTGTCGTCGTCTCGAAAGATGTTGGCAATGCGCACAGAGTCTAACGAGCCCGAAAATCCAAACTTGCCGTGCACCACGTCACAAGAGTCTATATTCTTAAATTCATTGTCTTTCAGCACCTTCAGATAAAGCTTACTGCCATCCAGCGTCGAAATATTCGACGTGCCTTCTATGTTATAACTGCTTCCGCACGAGGCGAGAACAACCACCGAGAGCAATGCGTAGAGAACTTTGTTCATATAATAGCGTTTCAAATCTTGTTACACAAAGATAGTATGTAATGCTCGCGTGAAGAACTTTTTTTATGCTATTTAATTCTAAAACCGAGGTTTTTAGTATTTTTTGAGAATGCTTTCTATGCCTCTCCTCAACAAACACAGGGCAGAAAAAACTTTACTCATCCCGTTTCATCTCCGAGTCGATGCGATGAGTAGTATAGATTTCGAGTAGGGCTGCAATGAGTAACAACACCACCCACTTGTTGTAAACATACTCGGCGTAGGTCGTAAAACTGCTGAACAAGGGCCGGAAGCACATATAAGCGGTGTCTATCATCAGTAGGGCGGACAACAGAAAAAAGATATTGGCCACTGCCTGAATGCGCTTCAAACGCTTCACCACAAAGTTGTTGCCATCATATATTTGCATGGACTGCATCGTTGTGAACAACACTGCACCCGCAAAGAAGATCCAACATACCACTTGTTGCCGCCACATAAAGGCGAAACTGCCTGCACCCATCACCATCAACACGCCGCCGAGGAGAAAAAGTAGACTCTGCCATTTAGTTAATCGTTTCATCATTTGTCTGTATCGGTCGTTCATCATCGCTCAACACGTAGATGTCTTCATCGTCTGCTTTCATAAAATAACGCTCGCGGGCTATCTTCTCAATGGCCTTCGGGTTGCGCTTGAGTTCGCGTAAGCGTTTGATGTCGGCATCGTTGCGTTCTTTATATTCTTGAATTTGTTTTTTCAGGTCGCTGATTTGCAGTTGATATTGTACATCGCGCATCAAACTGTTCTCATCTAAAAAGCCGACAATAAGCACGCCCAAGACGATCACTATCAAATATTTGTAGTGCTCTAAGAAACTGATAAGACGTCCCAACTTATTGTTCATGCTCATGATTTTTCGTGTGCAAACTTACTATTTTTTTTTCAGATTCAATTGAAAAGCTTCTTCCTTGTTTTGCAAAAGCTAAGAAAATGCACTGCAAAAGCTAAGAGATGGCGATGTAAAAGCTAAGAAAACGATGCGCAAAAGCTAAGAGATGACCGTGGGATTTGTAAGGCGTTGTTTTTCAGGGAGGTAAGATATCGTTTCCTTATATATAAATATCGTATGCCAGAGGGGATGAGGGATGTTTGCCGATGGGGTGAGCGATGGCTTTCTTTGTGCGTTTGATTAAACGTGAATGTTCTTTTTTGCACGCCAAGAGTGCGATTTTTTTGAAACAAAAAACCGCTCCATCCCTTACGAAAGGGTTGGAGCGGAAAGATGAGGGGTGAGTTGAGGCTACGAAAGTAGACCGGAGAGAGCGGTGACTTACTGGCCCAGCAATTTCACAGAGAGCTTTTCGAGCATGTCGCGCGTCATGCTGTCGAGATCGTATTGTGGAGCCCAGCCCCATTCGTTTCTTGCAGCCGAGTCGTCCATTTGATTGGGCCAGCTCTCTGC from Prevotella sp. oral taxon 475 encodes:
- a CDS encoding HD domain-containing protein, whose amino-acid sequence is MNPQALIDKYYGIDGPLRQLLLIHSRSVAQLALDIAHRHPELPIDHSFLEEAALLHDIGILHCDAPRIHCHGTAPYILHGRLGADMLRAEGFPRHARVCERHTGAGITRAAILAQHLPLPPQDFLPETLEEQLICYADKFFSKTHLNRQKTPEQALRSLEAFGSDSIERFRHWQQLFS
- a CDS encoding ABC-F family ATP-binding cassette domain-containing protein → MAHPKPVLDVQNLTKRFGAKVLFENISFSIAEGQRVGLIAQNGTGKSTLLSILMGEEGRDGGEMVYRNGLRVACLVQSPRFDERETVLEACFNHQGDEEKILKAKQILTQLKITDLNQPMDQLSGGQQKRVALANTLITDPDFLILDEPTNHLDLEMIEWLEGFLSRGNKTLLMVTHDRYFLDRVCNLIIELDAQSLFTYQGNYAYYLEKRQERMDNRRAELQHANNLYRRELDWMRRQPQARGHKARYREEAFYELEAKARQRIEERQVRLKSKNVYIGSKIFECQYVSKAWSAEKVILRDFYYNFARFEKMGIVGNNGTGKSTFVKMLLGEVQPDNGRFDIGETVRFGYFSQEGLKFDEQKKVIDVVADIAEYIDLGGGRHLTASQFLQHFLFTPEEQHSYVYKLSGGERRKLHLCTVLMRNPNFLVLDEPTNDLDIKTLQVLEEYLQDFPGCVIIVSHDRYFMDKVVDHLLVFHGDGQVQDFPGNYTQFRAWSLLQPQDVTKPTPTPAPAEKNTRTTPRSDTRRKLTYKEKTEFERLDREIAALETEQTQIETLLCSGELSVDQLTEKSIRLSALKAELDEKSLRWLELSEI
- the yihA gene encoding ribosome biogenesis GTP-binding protein YihA/YsxC, with amino-acid sequence MEIKKSAFVLSAPLVSMCPKDNKAEYAFIGRSNVGKSSLINMLCQHKGLAKTSSTPGKTLLINHFLINDAWYLVDLPGYGFARRSKSVQKQLQQMISGYILQRKQLVNLFVLIDIRHEQQKIDREFINWLGESGVPFAIVFTKADKLGPVKARQNAEQWMKQLEDVWEELPPYFITSAEKKTGREDLLAYIDDVNQRLEAE
- a CDS encoding FeoB-associated Cys-rich membrane protein codes for the protein MTQYILIALILVAALGYVARQVYRAFSHGGDPCHGCSGCTMHQQLKDRKDKTCQEKTLNKKEKIVQHS
- a CDS encoding 1-acyl-sn-glycerol-3-phosphate acyltransferase encodes the protein MNILYRIYQLIVALPVIAVSTLLTALVTTVGCLLGNGHFWGYYPGKCWSWLIIRILLLPIKVEGREHLRPGQSYVFASNHQGAFDIFMIYGFLGRNFKWMMKHQLRRVPLIGMACQAAHHIFVDRRSTAKVKKTIEQARNTLHDGMSLVVFPEGARTFTGHLGLFKRGAFMLADELQLPIVPLTINGSFDVMPRTRDLKWVRWHRLTLTIHAPIQPMGQGPFNIKALEEKSYEVIMNGLVPEYRGFVANPDQ
- a CDS encoding metallophosphoesterase, which codes for MISRILLLLLLLIVLPDLYVEYRNRKFRKTVHPGVRLLRWGVTGVWALFTLLLGMTKNFIPDNRTLLDAYLIGLSVFVVPRFLYMVCTVVGRLLSRWHGSATRWGQCTGWILALLWSGISVYGWMFGERQLVVNRIEIGSEQLPKAFDGYRIVQWSDAHVGSFLGGRRHLLERVVDSINAQRADAIVFTGDLQNIQPSEVAPLRGLFSGLKARDGVFSVLGNHDYSMYIDAPDAVKAANERQMKKYQRQMGWDLLLNEHRVIRRGGDSIVIAGEENDGRPPFPSRANLKKTLAGILPSAYVVLLQHDPSAWRRSILPQSDVQLTLSGHTHGGQVSLLGLRPTRFAYPEDKGLYTENGRLLFVSSGIGGLVPFRFGVPPEVVVITLRRK
- a CDS encoding vitamin B12 dependent-methionine synthase activation domain-containing protein — encoded protein: MKLKYQISDIRPYINWLYFFHTWGMNGKPTEEKEKLRVDAETMLNEWEGKYHTHAVFELFDANSDGDDLLIGEVRLPLLRQQRVRENGAPNLCLADFIRPVSSGIKDRVGAFATTVDAAMETDYKSDDYLQMMAKVLAERLAEGTAEKMHEEVRKTYWGYAPDEQLTPEDLHHERYQGIRPAIGYPSLPDTSVNFILNQLIGMSSIGIHLTQTGMMQPHASVSGLMFSHPQSKYFDLGTIGEDQLADYASRRGVPLNLMRCFIHS
- a CDS encoding dihydroorotase, whose amino-acid sequence is MKTLIFGGTIVNEGRAFKGSVIIEDSRIANVIEGNDIPRDCYDKRVDATGDVILPGVIDDHVHFREPGLTHKADIDSESRAAAYGGVTSFFEMPNTHPQTTTLEAWEEKLKLGRKSSRVNYSFFFGATNNNTDLLAQLDPHRVPGIKLFMGSSTGNMLVDRREVLEKIFKNASLPIMTHCEDTSIINCNMAEAKQLYGEDPAVTLHPQIRSEEACWRSTALAVELARRYGARLHVAHLTTARELEFFGSDEHITAEAVVPHLYFSEEDYARLGTQIKCNPAIKRRADRDALRAALTDGRITLIGTDHAPHLLEDKKGGCAKAASGMPMVQFSLVTMLELVDEGVLSLERLVELMCHHPAQLFEVRRRGFLRKGYQADIAIVRRGEPWTVTEDVIQSKCKWSPMQGHEYRWKVVYTFCNGHLLLDENGRFDDDYRGEEIVFR
- a CDS encoding DUF4369 domain-containing protein, which gives rise to MNKVLYALLSVVVLASCGSSYNIEGTSNISTLDGSKLYLKVLKDNEFKNIDSCDVVHGKFGFSGSLDSVRIANIFRDDDSVLPLVLESGDIQVKLDDAQQIVSGTPLNDKLFKFFSKYNQLKNQEQELIHKHDQAIMNGSNMEVVSAKLRAEAVRLSGQEDQLVTSFIIENFDNVLGPGVFFMVTIGYEYPELTPWIEDIMSKATDKFKNDSYVRDYYEKAQENQQIMNGMKEVPLPTQTGTTAPATSVNAAPAPTPNDLAKPDKQ
- a CDS encoding septum formation initiator family protein, which encodes MNNKLGRLISFLEHYKYLIVIVLGVLIVGFLDENSLMRDVQYQLQISDLKKQIQEYKERNDADIKRLRELKRNPKAIEKIARERYFMKADDEDIYVLSDDERPIQTNDETIN